A single region of the Synergistales bacterium genome encodes:
- a CDS encoding tripartite tricarboxylate transporter substrate binding protein — translation MFRKSLLLTGLAVALLVAFTGAALAANDDYPSRPFECIAPAGPGGGWDTTIRMSTKVLTQEGLIEQPMPVTNKPGGGGGVALSYVQKREGSPYTIIVYSPPLLLINLTGQTELSYEDVTPIAMLINDYGAFAVPKDSPYEDLGDVMEALRKDPKSVTIGGTSSPGSMDHIQFLKVAKAAGVKNLKEITYVPFQGGQSLAAAMGGHIDLVTTGMAETVGPMQSGEIRVLAITSPEPIAEGPMSQVPTVRQAGVDTEFINWRGLFGPPEMPQYAVDHLQEALSKMVKTEAWDEICTKNGWTKAFMGSEGFGDFLEKQNEQYKDLLKSINMYKGQ, via the coding sequence ATGTTTCGCAAGAGTTTGCTGCTTACAGGATTGGCAGTTGCGTTGCTGGTAGCCTTTACCGGTGCGGCTCTGGCCGCAAATGACGACTATCCGTCCAGGCCCTTCGAGTGCATCGCGCCGGCGGGCCCGGGCGGCGGCTGGGACACCACCATCCGCATGTCCACCAAGGTGCTGACCCAGGAGGGGCTCATCGAACAGCCCATGCCGGTGACCAACAAGCCGGGCGGCGGCGGCGGCGTGGCGCTCTCCTACGTGCAGAAGCGCGAGGGCAGCCCCTACACGATCATCGTCTATTCCCCGCCCCTGCTTCTCATCAACCTCACCGGTCAGACCGAGCTGAGCTACGAGGACGTCACCCCCATCGCCATGCTGATCAACGACTACGGCGCCTTCGCCGTTCCCAAGGACTCCCCCTATGAGGACCTGGGCGATGTCATGGAAGCCCTGAGGAAGGATCCCAAGAGCGTCACCATCGGCGGCACCTCCTCCCCGGGGAGCATGGACCATATCCAGTTCCTCAAGGTGGCCAAGGCAGCAGGCGTCAAGAACCTGAAGGAGATCACCTACGTGCCCTTCCAGGGCGGCCAGAGCCTCGCGGCCGCCATGGGCGGACACATCGACCTGGTGACCACCGGTATGGCCGAGACTGTCGGCCCCATGCAGTCCGGTGAGATCCGGGTGCTGGCCATCACCTCCCCCGAACCCATTGCAGAGGGCCCCATGTCGCAGGTGCCCACCGTCCGCCAGGCTGGCGTCGACACGGAGTTCATCAACTGGCGCGGCCTCTTCGGCCCGCCCGAGATGCCCCAGTACGCCGTTGACCACCTGCAGGAAGCGCTCTCCAAGATGGTCAAGACCGAGGCCTGGGACGAGATCTGCACCAAGAACGGCTGGACCAAGGCCT